TTCTTCTATACTTTTATCTGCTAAGATAAGTTTTACCCTTTCTGGATAAACTTTGGCTATTTTTAAGTAACCTTGTTGAACTTTTTGATGAAAGAAAAAACTTTCTTGCTCTAATCGATCGTGGGTATTCTTTTTAGCTTTTAAAGCTCTTTTCAGGCCTTCTTCTGGATTAAGATCAAATGTTAAGGTTAAATCAGGAAGTAGATTTCCTAAAACTATCTTGTTTAACGTAAAAATAACTTTTTTTTTAATACCTCGTCCATAACCTTGATAAGCTAAAGTAGCATCAAGAAACCGATCACATATCACTATTTTTCCAGATTCTAAAGAAGATTTTATTACTTCTTTAAGAAGTTGAGCTCTAGCTGCATTATAAAGAAGAAACTCACAAAGAAAATCAATATTTTTGTAATCAGAATTTAATAGAATATTTCGAATATCTTCTCCTACCTTAGTTCCCCCAGGTTCTCTAGTCTTAATGGTAGAAAAGCTTTTTGATCTTAAATAATTATAAAGCAGCTCACTTTGAGTAGTCTTGCCACAACCTTCTGGACCTTCTAAGGTAATTAAAAGCCCTTTTTTCATATAAAATCCAATCTTAATTTTTAGAGCAATGTAACACAAAGGAAGGTGATTAGCAAGCAGTAATTCTCATTATAAGACTTTACAAGGCAGATTAACCTTAACAATGAATCTTTTTTGACGAAAAATACCTTGTTCCATCAAGGATGCCAAGAAGATCCCCATTAAAAATACGAAAATCCTCAAGATGTCCTGATTGGTGTAAATTCTCAATCACTTGATCAAACACAGGAAAGATAACTTGGGTCTTTCTTTCTGTTTGTTCCCCTCTTTGGAAAAGAGGGGTTAGGGGAG
The nucleotide sequence above comes from bacterium. Encoded proteins:
- the tmk gene encoding dTMP kinase — translated: MKKGLLITLEGPEGCGKTTQSELLYNYLRSKSFSTIKTREPGGTKVGEDIRNILLNSDYKNIDFLCEFLLYNAARAQLLKEVIKSSLESGKIVICDRFLDATLAYQGYGRGIKKKVIFTLNKIVLGNLLPDLTLTFDLNPEEGLKRALKAKKNTHDRLEQESFFFHQKVQQGYLKIAKVYPERVKLILADKSIEEVHKVVCSYVDKLIEKCRPGRITTNED